One genomic region from Thunnus maccoyii chromosome 16, fThuMac1.1, whole genome shotgun sequence encodes:
- the pank2 gene encoding pantothenate kinase 2, mitochondrial, which produces MAFNGHQRDDETTDEDETPTKQPRSAIEMPGYFRNEPNNEAAAPAGRATSDRRTSNSAARHRSDSVKKTRPPFPWFGMDIGGTLVKLVYFEPKDITAEEEQEEVENLKSIRRYLTSNTAYGKTGIRDVHLELQDLTLCGRTGNLHFIRFPTHDLPAFLQMGRNKHFSSLHTTLCATGGGAYKFESDFRTMADLQLHKLDELDCLIRGVLYIDSVVPSVSSECYYFENPTDPDHCVQKPYTLENPYPLLLVNIGSGVSILAVYSENNYKRVTGTSLGGGTFLGLCCLLTGCSTFEEALEMASEGESTRVDKLVRDIYGGDYERFGLPGWAVASSFGNMMSKEKRESVSKADLARATLVTITNNIGSITRMCALNENIERVVFVGNFLRVNTLSMKLLAYAMDYWSKGQLKALFLRHEGYFGAVGALLELLHPS; this is translated from the exons ATGGCGTTCAATGGCCACCAACGCGACGATGAAACTACCGACGAAGACGAAACGCCCACGAAGCAGCCGCGCTCCGCCATAGAGATGCCCGGTTATTTCAGAAACGAGCCCAACAATGAGGCAGCCGCACCCGCTGGACGAGCCACATCCGACCGCCGGACCTCCAACTCAGCGGCGAGGCATCGGAGCGACTCGGTGAAGAAAACAAGGCCGC CATTTCCCTGGTTTGGCATGGACATTGGAGGCACTCTGGTGAAGCTGGTGTACTTTGAGCCTAAAGACATCACAGctgaggaggagcaggaagaggtGGAGAACCTTAAGAGCATCCGGCGCTACCTGACCTCCAACACCGCTTATGGCAAAACGGGCATCAGGGACGTGCACCTGGAGCTGCAAGACCTGACGCTGTGCGGCAGGACGGGCAACCTGCACTTCATCCGCTTCCCCACGCATGACCTGCCGGCCTTCCTGCAGATGGGCCGTAACAAGCACTTCTCCAGCCTCCACACCACCCTCTGTGCCACTGGAGGGGGGGCGTACAAGTTTGAGTCCGATTTCCGCACG ATGGCTGACCTGCAGCTTCACAAGCTGGACGAGCTGGACTGTCTGATCCGAGGCGTGTTGTACATCGACTCGGTGGTGCCCAGCGTCTCTTCTGAGTGCTACTACTTTGAAAACCCCACAGACCCGGATCACTGCGTCCAGAAGCCCTACACACTGGAGAACCCCTATCCTCTGCTGCTGGTCAACATAGGGTCCGGGGTCAGCATCCTGGCCGTCTACTCCGAGAACAACTACAAACGAGTCACTGGGACCAG CCTCGGTGGTGGGACCTTCCTGGGCCTTTGCTGTCTGCTGACTGGCTGCTCTACTTTCGAGGAAGCCCTAGAAATGGCTTCTGAAGGGGAGAGCACCCGTGTGGACAAGCTGGTTCGGGACATTTATGGAGGAGACTACGAGAGGTTTGGACTGCCAGGCTGGGCTGTGGCCTCGAG TTTTGGCAACATGATGTCCAAAGAGAAGAGGGAGTCTGTGTCCAAAGCGGACCTGGCCAGAGCAACACTGGTCACCATCACCAATAACATCGGCTCCATCACCCGAATGTGCGCTCTCAATGAG AACATTGAGAGAGTGGTGTTTGTGGGCAACTTCCTAAGAGTGAACACCCTCTCTATGAAGCTGTTGGCCTACGCCATGGACTACTGGTCCAAAGGTCAGCTCAAAGCCCTCTTCCTACGGCATGAG ggttaCTTTGGAGCAGTTGGAGCCCTGCTGGAGCTCCTGCATCCTTCTTAA